The following is a genomic window from Mus pahari chromosome 1, PAHARI_EIJ_v1.1, whole genome shotgun sequence.
agGCAAGAATCATGtgagttttgtctttgttttttcagGGTAAAGATCTGAAAAAGGCCAGGCAGTTAAGAGTTCAAAATTTTCAGGTGCAGAGAGTTtcataatcttcttttaaaaattaaaaacataaaaacaattgAAGCTTACAGGCCTAAAAGCATCTAGCCCACATAGCCCTCTGAACTTGGAGTAATGATTGTTTATTGCTACTAAAATAACATGGAACTCTGGGATTCCTGAatttttcctattatttatttgttgtttattgtttatttatttaggactCTGAGAAAGCCACCAATCCCTTCTAAGCCTAAGTTTCTGTATCCATAAAAATAAGATATCTCTCTTGCTTGTGAGAGAGACAGCAAGTGTGTGGATTGCTTAGAGTGCCTGCCAGACACCCATAGGAAAGTTATTTTACTGTCCAGCTCATCTTATAAACTGCTAGTAATAGTTTACATCAATATTAAATGTTGGGTCAGGATACTCCTCCAACATGATACACTTTATTTCAGGAATAAACTCTCATTCTCTGAGATAgccaatacatatatacattattgaTTAAAGTCTAACTTCTTCCTTATACACATTTACCCTCAAATGTCTAAAGCAGTTTATCAATGCATTTCAATAGCAATAGCATCTTCAGGAAAACCAGAGAACACTTAACTCTAGCTTTACTTTTTGCAGTGGATTTGTGGAATTGAGTAGTACCAAACCCTATATATAGTGTTTTTCCCTAGACATACAATACTATATATAACAATAAGTAATCATGTGATTGCTTAAGCAGAGATATTGATCTATTCGTGTTCCTCACAAACTGAAGTCTTAAGTATATCCATATGCCACTATTATTAATTTGATTGTTTGCCCTAGAATACAAATAGCATGACAGCATTTGTTTCTTATGACTATTTTTATCACCAGCATACCCAGTAAAGAACTAGATATATGCAGTATGCAATCAGCActtactgaaaaataaatgactttctAAAACGACTTTGTGATTCATCTCTGAGAAAATGATCTTGAAATTCCATTTacaaaaagacatgaaaacataTTTCCTCTGAGCCataatgtaagaaaaaaacaACGCAGATGAAAATTAGCTATTATATTACGTTATTACTTCAGGATGGCTAGAATAAACACTAATATCATTGTTTCTAGTATCTTGAAGTAGGAACGGTTAGATATATTTCCTAGTAATATTAGTAAATAAAGCTAACCATTACTATATTCAAGAAATTTTAGAGTAATACACAAATTCCATTGTTTCTAGTATCTTGAAATATAAAAGGTTCATTACATTTTCTAGTAATATTAGTAAGCAAAGCGAACTATTACTATAGTCACAAAGAAATTTTAGTAGCCACCTTAAAGGCAACATACTATTTTAAGTTACACACAAAAAAGTATGAAAGAGTAAGTACAATACATCATACCAGCAAAAAAGTTTTGTCAGTTTTTTTGTGAATTTACTTTGTAAGTTTCTAAGAGAGAATGGATTACTTAAAATCATCTTTACCTCaaaaaatcagggaaaaaaatttatatGTAACTGACATTGAGAACAAATGCTCTTCCTCATTCCATTACACcaagaaataaattatgtatataccGCATTATAAAGTAGGAGGCTTTACAGACCAAGCCTAATTTAGTTCTTAGAAATCAATGGTGTGTACATTAATATAATGGTGTTATTGTCCTGTCCCTCAATCTTAGCAGGATAATATAGTACAGTCATACACTTTGCTTTCAAGTTACTGAGAATATCTAAAAATTCCTACAAATATATTTCAGAATGTTTACAGTAATTAAAAGACAGGCCAAAACAATTAGTTTCAGTAAAAACTAATGCTCAAAAGATATTCTATACCCATGAATACCTATGACTTCCTCACATGTTCCATATTCAATAAACTCAAATACAATGCCAATCAAGTGACCATTTCCTCTTTTGTAGCCAAGAATTGTTTAATTACTGACCAAATCCACTCAAGCAAACCATTTTCCAAACTCAAACAAAAGGCAACACAGGGCcactaatggaggagctagagaaagtacccaaggagctgaagggggcagccatcactgggaagagaggccccttggtcttacaaactttatatgacccagcacagaggaatgccagggccaagaagtgggagtgggtgggtaggggagcaggggcggggggaaggtatagggaactttcgggtagcatttgaaatgtaaatagaatatctaataaaaaaaaaaaaagatagaggtATAGATAGAGAttagatgtttaaaaaataaacaaaacaaaacaaaaaaacacccaaaagGCAGACCCTGCTGTTTCCAACTACTATTCAACAAACCAAGTGAAAATATTTCaagatttttgtttataattttgtgacagaatgactttttaaaattcaacactATAGACTGTTATATTTGTTCAATGGCagttttttcaaaaatataaagcttaaaacaaaacaattactaGCCATTAAGTCCTCAGCAACCACTCTAGGCCTCAAATGCATGATTCTGAGTCAATCAGGGACCAGCTCAGTGAGGCCGGTGAGTAGGAATTATGAAGTACAGGATAAGCCTTACACAGTTTTACCCAAGGCTGCTACTgcagtttcttttgcttgttgtTATGTGGAATGcatatatatggaaataaaaatcagaagCCAAAAGTTGACTTCAGTAAAATCTCTCACCTTTTAGCATTGGGAAATCAGTCCAGTACAGGACAAGCAAATTGATTTTTGTCCTTCCCATGACAACACCACCCTAAAACAGGGGAAGTTGTTGTTGAAAGACCCTTTTACAGGAGTCAACTgtgaccatcagaaaacacagatatttgcattacaattcttaacagtagcgaaattacacttatgaattagcaatgaaaataattttatggttggggtcaccacaacatgaggaactgtattaaaaggtcacagccttagggaagttgagaaccactgttctaaaagCAGATACATTAATAAGAATCTCAAATATGTGACTCTTAACCCAAGATATCCCTACCCTGCCAACCCACAACTATTACCTCAGACTTCACAGTGAAGAGAGACTCTCCATGGACTAGAGATCAGTGATAAAGACTAAtttggaagttttaaaaatatttctactttatGCACAATTTTTAAGTACAcactttaaggggaaaaaaagattaaaacaatgAAGGGGCTGAATAAAGAAACTCCTAACTTCAATACAACAGAGAACATAGTTTCAGCATATtacaattcattttttaaaatccagtgtTTTATAAACGGCTGTTTTAGTTGGTAAATTTAAGCATCTATCATGAGTCCTTAGGAAGCTTAACTATGTCTAGGTCACAGCCTAGGACCTGGCTAGTTGTAAAAGCCTACTTCATTTTAGCAATATGACAAAGGAAAACAGGAACTTAGAAAGAGGGAACAACAGTGTTCACCAACAAGACAATTGTTACACAATGATTAAAGCAGCAAAGAGCTCAGAGACTTagtataattttcttttactattttagCTCTTACTAAGAAGATTAGATGTTCAAATGGATAAACACAATCTGGAggactgaaaaagaaatgttgaacagtGTAACATCCAAAGGTTTAGCCTTACAAAAAGCATTAAAAGATCCTCTTGAAGTTTCCAGTGTCAGTCAGGAAGTTTTATAGCTACAGTTCACTCAGAGTTCTAGGTTAATTTGGACTGTTataatactttgaaaaaaaatcatttaagaaccAGAAAAAGTTAGGGATGGAACCACTGTGGTGGTTAGTATTCAGACTGTGGTGGTATTCAGACTGTTTCCCCAGCATGCTGCaggcttcatccccagcaccatggGTCACAGCGATGTTAACAATTATCAGGATCAAAGAAGACAACCTCTCCCATTTCCTAGTCTGTCCTACTTTAggaacatacatacattcactgatatatatatagatatagatatatatatatagatagatagatagatatagatagatagatagatagatagatagatagatagatatagatatagatatagatatatagataactAAATGGAGTCATTCTAATGTACTTAAGAGACTTCATTCTGGATTTGGGGTTAAAGGTTTGGGTTgtgtaaaatgttatttttaattctaaaagcTTAAGAAACATTTTTGTGTAGTTTTCTTCATCCAATCAGAATGATTTATAAGTTTTTTTGCAAACAGGAAAGCAAAAATTTAAACCAATAAGCATTTATTGGTGATAATTCCCagtccaaaaataaaaaagtgaagtTGAAATAAATTCCTTTagttacaaaaaattaaaaaggcagcCTCATTTTACTCAAGATGAGTTTCACCACTTGACTGCTTGTGTGACTTAAGGAGGTTATTTAACTACCATGTGCTTCATTCCTTCAACAATAAAACAGGATTAATACTAGCTACTTTCTCTGTAAGAATGATGATAGTCTGAGAGAAGCTATAAAATCCATTCTCTTACCTGAAGTCAGGCCCACACTGTCACTAGTGTAGCGGCACACCTCTGGAGAAGTGCTGCACTAACAACACAAGCTATCACTTCCTCAGCCAGTGTTCCCATCCCCACATTTCTAGTTCCGTTTACCAACCCAATAGCAGCTTTCTAGTAATTTCAACCTTCCATCAACTCCACCTGAGTCTAAATGTTATTAAGTAGATAATAATCAATTTTTACTCAACTCTGAACTTTATGAAGGTGGAGGCAGTATTTATTTCTGATCAGTAATTGAATCCTGAGCACTGAGAATAGTAAGGAGGATAAAATAAATGTCCAAAAACTCTACATATTGAGTGATGCACTCTGCAGTGGTTTTGATTGATCAAGAGTTGTGATTATCAAAATTTGTAACGACTTTTATGACTTTCTTAGCAACACAGTGCTATAAATAAATCACTGCTTAAAAACTACAACTCATAATGTAGTCATGTAAAAATAGGTTTCATAAATTATATCTACTTTACAGAACTAGAAATCCTGCATAGTAAATGACCAGTTCACCATCCCCTACAAATCCATGGAAATATGTGCTTCACATAATAGTTCTCTCGCCACCCAAAAGTTTAAACTGTTGTTTATTCTATTAGCCTAACAAAACATAACTAGTGAAGTCCAAGCTTCACAAATCAAAAATCCATCCCAAATCTGCACTACTTCTGCATTATATTGTGCCACAGACTTTGGGAGAAAATAACGTCCAGGGATATTCAATCTCCACTAAAGAGCAGTAGTAATGTAAGGCAATACTAGACTGATATTTCAGATTAAACAACAAAATCTAAAATGTTCTATGTGGTGAATACAAAGTTAAAGGAGGATAGAAAGAAAAGTTGAAGATTTGGTCATTCTAAAAGAAACACGAGCCTTTCTACTCCACCAAGCCTTCCAAGTCCCACCTATGAAACCTCTAATCCTCCAAATACTCACTTCCCCTCCCACTTCCAATTCATCAAAAGGAAACCCATGCATTAATTAATCAGAAGTGTATCACATAAAGCTAGGTCACCAGATACAGATGAACTTTAAAAAACTTCAAATCactgtctttaaaatattacCCACAAGGTGACTTGGAGTATTGGGTTAAGAAACAGCCACAGGGAGTAGCCACCTGAGAAGTCTGGATCTGTTTGCGGTGAGGAGCCTACTTCCCATGGGCAGATGACAGTTACCCCAAATTCACAGAGAAGACCACCTGGCACCGGACTCAACTCCTCCAAATCACATCCCTCTACAACAACCCGTGCCTCTGCCCGGAGGGCTGCCAAGGCCCGTGCCACACAGAACACACCCCGGCTGTGAGCGCGCCCTTCAGGTCTGCAATGTGTCCAGGAACAACTTTTCCACGTGGTGCAGGAGATGCTGCAAAGGCAGAGAcacagctgctgcctccaggttgcAACAACCACACACAAGTGTGTCTCAACAGGCCCAGGAGAGGCACTTACTGACTGGCCAGGGACAAAGCGGTCAGGCCTCCAGCTCCCTGTACTGCCTTGGTAGCACGGGAAGTGCCCACTACCCGCCTTTCTTTGCTTGGGGGCCTCAGTTCAGGTGGAAGCAAACTGCAGGCCAGGGTCGTGCTGGGAATCTGCCTTGGCCCTTCCCTGGCTACCGCCCCCGGGTAGCCTCGGCTCCCCTGACCCCCTCTCACCTGATCTTGTAGCTGGGCAGGGTGTGCTTGCGCTTGATGATCTTCTTGAGCTGGTTGACGATGATGGAGGTGAGCTGGGGCATGGGCCGCCCCTCGAACTGGGAGCGCACCTCGAAGTCAATCAGCGGGTCCTCCACGAAGGAGAAGAACCAGTGGGTGAAGGGCACGCGGGTGAGGACGAATCGCAGCCTCCCCACCACACGAGACAGCTTCACGAACAGGTAAGCGGACTTGCCGAACACCAGGTCCACGTCGATGGCCAGGTGGAAGCCGCCGTTGTACTCCACCTCCGCTTCAAAGGCCAGCTCCTCCGGACAGGTGGCGGGCAGAGCGTCCCCCTCGGGGTCGTCGGGCTCGCCGGTGCCCGAGGCCACCACGGGCCGCACCAGCCGGATGGTCTTGATGAAGGGCACCGTGTCGCCCAGGAACACGTCGCGCAGACTCAGCCCCTCCAGCAGGCGACCGGCCGTCTTGGTCTGCAGCAGCTCCTCGAACTCCACCTTGATCTTCTTGGTGACCCAGCGGCGGGCGAGCGCGGTGTCCCGCAGCTCCCGGAACAGGAACAGGATGGTGGCGTTGAGGAAGTAGCAGGTCTCCAGCGTCGGCGGGGCCGGGCTGTCGGGGGTCGGGGTCGCGCTGGCGCCGGCCTCGGAGGACCCAGCAGCGGGCTCCTCGGCGCCGCCGCCATAAAGGTACTCCCTGAGGGGCAGGCCCGGCACCGGCTTAAGGTAGCGGAAGCCGTCGCCCGCACGGGCCGCTTCGCCAGCCCGCGGCTCGGGCTGTCTGCGGTAGAGTAGCAGGAACTGTGTGAGCAGCGTGAGGAACGAGCCCAGCACGGCCGACGCCAGGATCATGAGCAGCAGCCCCATCCCGCCGCCCCCGCCGCAACCCTCGGCCTGCTCCCGCGCTCTCCGCGCCGCCCTCCTCCTCACGCCGTCGCCCCCGCCGCCTCCATCTTGAGGACATCGGTCGCGGATGAGCGGCTCCCTGGGCCCGAACCGAGCGTCCGCAGTCCGACGCTGCCTTGCGGCGCCTGAGCCCGCCGCGGCCCCGCGCCTCCTCAGACGCTCCCCCGGGGGCGGCCCGAGCGGCCGACCGGCGGCGGGCGAGGGCGGGAACGGCGCCTCCCCGCAGAGCCTGCGCTCATTGGGCGAGCGGCGCGTGACGTCAGTGCGTGCGCGCCCCCGACGCCGGGCGCCCCGGCGCGCTTGGACGCGGGTCCTTTCCCACCTCTCGGCGCGCTTCCAGGGCcgctcccccccctccccaacgcCCCTGCATTCCGCCACCGGCGGCGCGGCGATCGGTGCGTCCGTCGTCTCCCGAGCGCGGGAGATAACGGATGGAGACCCGGAGAAGTCGGGCTGACGTGGCCCGGCGCGGCCGTCCGTTATTCCGCGCCCATCCCCCGCGTCGGTCGTGGGTCCTACCGGATACCTCTGTGGCGACCGCCCAGCATCCCGCAGTGTGTTGCTGCCTCCCTTGCAGGGCAGCGCCGCAGAGAGCCCGAGCGCAGGCGGTTGGGACACTGACCAAGCCGGCCAGAGGACGAACTGCATCAGGGACTGCCATCGCTAACCCGCACGGACCGGCAGACCTGCGTCCGCAGAGAATGGGCCCCGAGAAGGGACCAATCGGAACCGCGAGAAGGGGACTAACTTTCCCACCTTGGGGGATTTCAATTTTAGtgaaaaagaagtttatttgaGGTC
Proteins encoded in this region:
- the LOC110336163 gene encoding uncharacterized protein LOC110336163; the encoded protein is MSGSLGPNRASATLPRGRPERPTGGGRGRERRLPAEPALIGRAARDVSACAPPTPGAPARLDAGPFPPLGALPGPLPPLPNAPAFRHRRRGDRCVRRLPSAGDNGWRPGEVGLTWPGAAVRYSAPIPRVGRGSYRIPLWRPPSIPQCVAASLAGQRRREPERRRLGH